In Propionispora vibrioides, the following proteins share a genomic window:
- a CDS encoding carboxymuconolactone decarboxylase family protein: MTNYQQGIEVLMKLAGDKGKQAVADLHAFSPDLARLIIEFGFGEIYSRPVFDLKQRELITLSSLITQGAGEVTLGFHFNSALNIGITMEELIEIIFHCAGYAGVPCAVSAMHILKKVAEQRECI; encoded by the coding sequence ATGACAAATTACCAACAGGGTATAGAAGTATTGATGAAATTGGCCGGAGACAAGGGGAAACAAGCGGTAGCGGATTTACACGCTTTTTCGCCTGATTTGGCGCGCCTTATTATTGAATTTGGGTTTGGTGAAATTTATTCAAGACCGGTGTTTGATTTGAAACAACGTGAACTAATCACCTTGTCTTCCCTGATAACCCAAGGAGCTGGGGAGGTCACTCTGGGCTTCCACTTTAATTCCGCTTTGAATATTGGAATAACCATGGAAGAATTAATTGAGATAATTTTTCATTGTGCAGGGTATGCAGGTGTTCCGTGTGCAGTGAGTGCTATGCACATTTTAAAGAAGGTGGCAGAGCAGCGGGAGTGTATATAA
- a CDS encoding thiamine pyrophosphate-binding protein translates to MKKVVTLLVENLLKLGVTHAFGIPGRPVAAINAEIGKQGLRYVLCRHESGAGFAAAGYALMNDSLGVVVGTGGPGGTNLLTAAGQAKAYNLPVLFITGHPSMQETGKSLGHDASFLGTDLVKMFEPVTLFSAQVGRAETFPLYLKHALEKACSGMVKGPVHLNIPADVLLEEIKAFDVDILPSPILTSNAIEQIIPLLNEARSPVLFLGKGVHLSQAYEEVQRVASYWNIPVMTTPGGKGCFRTDDALSLGGSGLGGSPQADLWVKRGIDLMIVIGSRLSDLAMSGITPDFYPKKVIQFDCDPTFIGKAIPVPTIAVIGDAKHNLCQLLKYAQGKQSPVPVGRDVLQEAQKEIAATVNFVKQEPNHEPSILSAAATMRVLRRNVPRDTIFFGDNGSHTFYAIQHLDIYEPGTFYFDEYFATMGHAIGYSIGAKLARPERPIVCITGDGCMMMHGTEVSTAVCNNIPVIFVVLNNGRLAMVDVGMKKMFNFTVGSVFETPMNATAFAQSLGAAAFRCSDENDVARALQFAINHQGPTVVEVLVDPEEIPPILKR, encoded by the coding sequence TTGAAAAAAGTTGTAACCTTACTAGTGGAGAACTTGTTGAAACTTGGCGTGACACATGCTTTTGGCATTCCAGGAAGACCGGTGGCAGCAATTAACGCAGAAATTGGAAAGCAAGGATTGAGATATGTACTGTGCCGTCATGAATCTGGAGCGGGATTTGCTGCTGCAGGATATGCTCTAATGAACGATAGTCTAGGGGTTGTTGTTGGTACAGGTGGACCGGGTGGGACAAACCTGCTGACTGCAGCCGGGCAGGCAAAAGCTTACAATCTGCCAGTGCTTTTTATTACCGGCCATCCCTCTATGCAGGAGACAGGAAAATCTCTTGGCCATGATGCCAGTTTCCTGGGGACGGATCTGGTTAAAATGTTTGAACCTGTGACATTATTCAGTGCACAGGTCGGGCGTGCCGAAACTTTTCCCCTTTACTTAAAGCATGCTCTAGAAAAAGCTTGCTCAGGAATGGTTAAAGGTCCGGTGCACTTAAATATTCCGGCAGACGTATTGTTGGAAGAAATCAAAGCTTTTGATGTGGACATCTTGCCGTCTCCTATACTTACATCCAATGCCATTGAACAAATCATTCCTCTGCTGAATGAGGCCAGGTCACCGGTATTATTCTTGGGTAAAGGGGTTCATTTATCCCAGGCATATGAGGAAGTGCAACGTGTTGCTTCCTACTGGAATATCCCGGTTATGACAACTCCGGGAGGCAAAGGATGTTTTAGGACGGATGATGCACTTTCACTAGGTGGTTCGGGCCTGGGGGGCTCCCCTCAGGCTGATCTTTGGGTGAAGCGAGGCATAGATCTGATGATTGTTATTGGAAGTAGATTGTCTGATCTGGCTATGTCCGGGATTACCCCTGATTTTTATCCTAAGAAAGTAATTCAGTTTGATTGTGATCCCACCTTTATCGGAAAAGCCATTCCTGTACCTACCATAGCTGTGATTGGTGATGCAAAGCATAACCTCTGTCAGTTGTTAAAATATGCACAGGGCAAGCAGTCACCAGTGCCGGTCGGCAGGGATGTTTTGCAAGAAGCACAAAAAGAAATTGCTGCAACCGTGAACTTCGTTAAGCAGGAACCCAACCATGAGCCGTCGATACTTTCTGCTGCTGCAACAATGCGGGTACTGCGGCGAAATGTACCTAGGGATACTATTTTTTTCGGTGACAATGGCAGTCATACTTTCTATGCAATTCAACATCTTGATATTTATGAGCCGGGAACTTTCTATTTCGATGAATACTTTGCTACCATGGGACATGCCATTGGCTACAGCATAGGGGCTAAGCTTGCCAGGCCTGAACGGCCTATTGTCTGTATCACTGGCGATGGCTGCATGATGATGCATGGCACTGAAGTTTCCACTGCTGTTTGCAACAATATTCCGGTGATTTTTGTTGTTCTCAATAATGGACGACTGGCAATGGTGGATGTGGGAATGAAAAAAATGTTTAATTTTACGGTAGGGTCAGTATTTGAAACTCCCATGAATGCAACCGCTTTTGCGCAGTCTTTAGGGGCGGCCGCTTTTCGCTGCTCTGACGAAAATGATGTCGCACGTGCCTTGCAATTTGCAATAAATCACCAGGGACCTACTGTTGTGGAAGTTCTGGTTGATCCGGAAGAAATTCCCCCGATATTGAAAAGGTGA
- a CDS encoding two-component system sensor histidine kinase NtrB codes for MVPEFSSRHMDELIRLRQIYNLCPVAILELDTEGILVGANKTFRDIFYPEYTIEQLRGKGPDFLKETTGIDWVGSPSYLASQGTEISNLPYEFRGRTLLLNAVPLWDGTGEIIGSLTINQDITKYEQERMEHEKALAMLDRINLISELVMGVAHEIRNPLTVIKGYLQIMEKRSTSVMGDQLKVVLSELERVEQLISNFLSLSNNKATKQAPTQINSIIKHIVPMILSEANMHCIEIETRLDENLPLILLDEKEITQLILNLLKNGIEAIEQQGVIIVETSRNEDSVCLVVSDSGCGINKEYLDKIFDPFFTTKDNGTGLGLSVCMGIVRRHEGTLEVLSQKNQETKFIITIPIKGKCSA; via the coding sequence ATGGTACCGGAATTTTCAAGTAGACATATGGATGAGTTAATAAGGTTGCGACAGATATACAACTTATGTCCCGTTGCTATTCTTGAATTAGACACAGAAGGTATTCTCGTAGGCGCAAATAAAACATTTAGGGATATATTTTATCCCGAATATACCATAGAACAATTACGTGGTAAGGGGCCGGACTTTTTGAAAGAAACAACTGGCATAGATTGGGTTGGATCGCCTTCCTATTTAGCTTCTCAAGGCACGGAAATTTCTAATTTGCCTTATGAGTTCCGAGGCCGTACATTGCTTTTAAATGCAGTGCCTTTATGGGATGGCACGGGGGAAATTATTGGTTCGCTTACTATAAATCAAGATATAACAAAATATGAACAGGAACGAATGGAACATGAAAAGGCACTGGCAATGTTAGACCGTATTAACCTGATTAGTGAATTGGTCATGGGAGTGGCCCATGAAATTAGAAATCCTCTGACAGTCATTAAAGGCTATCTGCAAATTATGGAAAAGAGAAGTACATCTGTTATGGGGGATCAGCTTAAGGTGGTTTTATCCGAACTGGAAAGAGTGGAGCAGCTTATTTCTAACTTTTTGTCTTTGTCTAATAATAAGGCGACAAAGCAGGCACCTACGCAGATTAACAGCATTATTAAACATATTGTCCCGATGATATTGTCAGAAGCAAATATGCATTGTATTGAGATTGAAACTAGGCTGGATGAAAACTTGCCTTTAATTCTCTTAGACGAAAAGGAGATTACACAGTTAATTTTGAACTTGCTGAAAAACGGTATAGAGGCTATAGAACAGCAAGGTGTCATTATTGTAGAAACTAGCCGTAATGAAGATTCTGTTTGTTTAGTCGTCAGCGATTCTGGCTGTGGAATTAATAAAGAGTATCTGGATAAAATCTTTGACCCGTTCTTTACAACCAAGGATAATGGCACAGGATTAGGACTTTCTGTCTGTATGGGAATAGTCAGACGCCATGAGGGAACTCTTGAAGTGCTATCCCAAAAGAATCAAGAGACTAAATTTATTATTACTATTCCGATTAAGGGAAAATGTAGCGCATAA
- a CDS encoding nuclear transport factor 2 family protein — translation MERPSVGFKNAEPFFNIIMEGLRGEVDGEHFWDAVADDAVFDFLYNIPGFPNRMEGRSEYMSWFSNYSIKLNNADNLKVYKVQGENIIVMEYQVHGIEPHTGRPYDNRFCSIITIKNRKIIYWRDYMDSLAVTLTSSN, via the coding sequence ATGGAAAGACCGTCCGTTGGATTTAAAAACGCCGAACCATTTTTTAATATCATTATGGAAGGACTTAGAGGTGAAGTTGACGGGGAACATTTTTGGGATGCTGTTGCGGATGATGCAGTATTTGATTTTTTATACAACATTCCTGGATTTCCAAACAGAATGGAAGGCCGCTCGGAATATATGAGTTGGTTTAGTAATTATAGTATTAAACTGAATAATGCCGATAATCTTAAAGTCTATAAAGTGCAGGGAGAAAATATTATCGTTATGGAATATCAGGTTCACGGAATCGAACCACACACGGGTAGACCTTATGATAATAGATTTTGCTCAATAATTACTATTAAAAATCGAAAAATTATTTATTGGCGAGACTATATGGATTCACTTGCTGTTACGCTGACGAGCAGTAATTAG
- a CDS encoding helix-turn-helix transcriptional regulator, which produces MSAQTIEVMAKWVENNITEQPTLAAMASHVGYSPYYCSVKFREHIGTTYKQFLSKCRLMAAAQDLKITEDSVTEIAFRYGYGSSEALTRAFAQEFHCPPRQYRKDFRNSLNMTD; this is translated from the coding sequence ATGTCAGCACAAACAATTGAAGTAATGGCTAAATGGGTCGAAAATAACATTACCGAGCAACCGACCCTAGCGGCCATGGCATCCCATGTCGGATATTCCCCATATTATTGCTCGGTCAAATTCCGAGAGCATATCGGTACTACATACAAACAATTTCTTTCCAAGTGTAGGCTAATGGCTGCTGCACAAGATTTGAAAATCACAGAGGATTCTGTTACGGAAATAGCCTTTCGTTATGGTTATGGTTCCTCTGAAGCCTTAACTAGGGCATTTGCGCAGGAATTCCATTGTCCGCCAAGGCAATATCGCAAGGACTTTCGTAATTCTCTTAACATGACTGACTGA
- a CDS encoding methionyl aminopeptidase: MKFGRNNICWCGSGQKYKNCHMEIDEKIKLYRMKGYEVPNRTQLKTIEDIHGVRESGLRNIELLDYISEFVVDGITTEELDQRIYQKTIELGGIPATLGYEGYPKSVCISINEVVCHGIPSEQIRLKNGDIVNIDVTTIYNRYYSDSSRMFCVGKVSNERKRLVEIAKECLDLGIEQVRPWGFLGDIGQVIKDHAHAYGYSVVRDIGGHGVGLSIHEEPWVSHVASAGTGMLLVPGLIFTIEPMINMGSANVHTNRRDGWTVTTDDGQPSAQWEKTVLVTKTGVEILAY; this comes from the coding sequence ATGAAGTTTGGAAGAAACAATATTTGTTGGTGCGGCAGTGGACAGAAGTATAAAAATTGCCACATGGAAATTGACGAAAAAATTAAGCTGTATCGTATGAAGGGATATGAGGTTCCGAACCGTACACAGTTAAAGACAATTGAAGACATCCACGGGGTTCGGGAGAGCGGCCTTCGCAACATCGAATTGCTGGATTATATCAGCGAATTTGTGGTGGATGGAATAACCACGGAAGAGCTAGATCAAAGGATCTATCAAAAAACCATAGAGCTAGGAGGCATCCCTGCCACTTTAGGCTATGAGGGTTATCCAAAGAGCGTATGCATTTCCATTAATGAGGTGGTATGTCACGGAATTCCTTCGGAACAAATTCGATTAAAAAATGGCGATATTGTAAACATTGATGTGACCACCATTTATAATCGGTATTATTCTGACTCATCCCGTATGTTCTGTGTTGGTAAGGTATCCAATGAACGAAAGAGATTAGTGGAAATAGCAAAAGAATGCCTGGACCTTGGAATTGAACAAGTCAGACCCTGGGGATTTCTCGGGGATATTGGTCAAGTGATTAAGGATCATGCTCACGCCTATGGCTATTCGGTTGTCCGGGATATTGGAGGCCATGGTGTTGGATTAAGCATTCATGAAGAGCCATGGGTAAGTCATGTTGCGTCTGCAGGCACTGGAATGCTTTTGGTTCCAGGTCTCATATTTACCATTGAACCCATGATTAATATGGGGTCGGCAAATGTACATACCAACCGAAGGGATGGATGGACTGTAACTACCGATGATGGACAGCCCTCTGCCCAATGGGAAAAAACTGTATTGGTTACAAAAACGGGAGTGGAAATATTGGCCTATTAG
- a CDS encoding phosphoglucomutase/phosphomannomutase family protein, with product MITFGTDGWRGIISEDFTFHNVRLVAQAIADYIIDRNEQRQGIVVGYDARFLSRQYAENCAAVLAANGVTVWLADAILPTPALTWQVKDRQAAGGIMITASHNPPEYNGLKFKAPYGGSASPEIVAAIEKYVHKLEAANSEQPPIADFSGVQYFSPQAEYLAHVKAVLDLQTIYSFKEPIVFDCMHGAGSGYAVALARELGINLKEVRSEYNPSFGGVNPEPIEKNLRFLQETVTRNHAYSGLAVDGDSDRIGAVDENGRFINAHQIIALLAKYLIEKRGWSGGLVESLSASGLIKSVAEKYGRKLYETPVGFKFITEVMLKEDVLIGGEEGGGLGIKNYIPERDGLLLAFLLIEMMAAYGKPLGKLLDELSLEHGWFYYGRRDLHLADRQKKALMESLALTPPASIGTSKVLSVQCTDGCKLELETGWLIFRASGTEPIIRIYAELSTNAELENVLAGAIEFAQSM from the coding sequence ATGATTACATTTGGTACAGACGGTTGGCGGGGAATCATCAGCGAGGATTTCACTTTTCATAATGTCCGCCTTGTTGCTCAGGCCATAGCTGATTATATAATAGACCGCAATGAACAGCGGCAGGGCATAGTGGTTGGCTATGATGCCCGTTTTCTTTCGCGGCAGTATGCGGAAAACTGCGCGGCGGTTCTGGCTGCCAACGGTGTCACGGTATGGTTGGCTGATGCGATACTTCCCACTCCGGCGCTTACCTGGCAGGTAAAAGACCGTCAGGCTGCTGGCGGCATTATGATTACCGCCAGCCACAACCCGCCTGAATACAACGGACTTAAATTTAAGGCGCCGTACGGCGGGTCGGCTTCGCCGGAAATCGTGGCTGCCATAGAGAAATACGTACATAAGCTGGAAGCGGCCAACAGTGAGCAGCCCCCAATAGCCGATTTCTCTGGTGTTCAGTATTTTTCTCCCCAAGCGGAATATCTTGCCCATGTTAAAGCCGTGTTGGATCTACAGACAATATATTCCTTTAAGGAGCCGATAGTATTTGACTGCATGCATGGCGCTGGCAGCGGCTATGCTGTGGCACTGGCCCGTGAGCTGGGCATCAATCTCAAAGAAGTGCGTTCAGAATACAACCCTTCTTTTGGGGGCGTCAATCCGGAACCCATTGAAAAGAATTTGCGGTTCCTTCAGGAAACGGTAACTCGTAACCATGCTTATAGCGGCCTGGCTGTGGATGGTGACAGTGACAGGATCGGCGCGGTAGACGAAAATGGGCGGTTCATCAATGCACACCAGATTATAGCTTTGTTGGCCAAGTACCTTATCGAGAAGCGTGGTTGGAGCGGCGGTTTGGTGGAATCGCTCAGCGCATCAGGATTGATTAAAAGTGTGGCTGAAAAATACGGGCGCAAGCTCTATGAGACTCCTGTCGGCTTCAAATTCATTACGGAAGTAATGCTTAAAGAGGATGTTCTTATTGGCGGAGAAGAGGGCGGCGGTCTCGGGATCAAGAATTATATTCCTGAACGCGATGGACTGCTGCTTGCTTTCTTGCTCATAGAAATGATGGCTGCCTATGGCAAACCGTTAGGGAAGCTGCTTGACGAGCTCTCCCTTGAACATGGTTGGTTCTATTATGGCCGGAGGGATTTGCATTTAGCCGACAGACAGAAAAAAGCTCTGATGGAGAGCTTAGCGCTAACGCCGCCTGCGTCGATTGGTACCAGCAAAGTACTGTCGGTGCAATGTACCGATGGCTGTAAGCTGGAACTTGAAACCGGCTGGTTGATTTTCCGGGCATCGGGGACCGAGCCCATTATCCGTATCTATGCAGAATTATCGACCAATGCTGAACTGGAAAATGTACTCGCCGGTGCTATAGAATTCGCTCAGTCCATGTAA
- a CDS encoding RNB domain-containing ribonuclease, with protein MSSNNDKHHRSRLQRIAHQVMIERGLFPDFSAQVIDELNKLDENTPKLEASIHDLRDLLWCSIDNDDSNDLDQLTVASMQPGKAVKILVAIADVDALVKKSSAIDEHAQHNTTSIYTAAQIFPMLPEKLSYDLTSLNVDSDRLAIVVEIVLGGNGTILSSDIYRAMVRNHAKLAYNSVAAWLDGVASMPPAIAAIPGLAENIRIQHQVAQKLKALRHMHGALDFETIEARPVFDIDEIKDLEVEKRNSAKELIEDFMIAANGVTARYLEAKKFPSLRRVVRTPKKWERIVEIALNHNFDLPKQADSKALEAFLAIQQKADPLRFPDLSLSIIKLLGAGEYVVEVPGEKSVGHFGLAVKDYAHSTAPNRRYPDLITQRLLKAALANSPVPYQLDELKLLARHCTEAENVAQKVERQVGKSAAAILLQSRIGEKFDAFVTGSSEKGTWVRLLHPPVEGKLADHFIGEAVGHRVRVKLVHTDIEQGHIDFKKI; from the coding sequence GTGAGTAGCAATAATGACAAACACCATCGTTCCCGTTTACAGCGAATTGCCCATCAGGTGATGATCGAAAGAGGTCTTTTCCCGGACTTTTCTGCTCAGGTTATTGATGAACTAAACAAACTTGATGAAAACACTCCTAAACTTGAAGCATCAATACACGATCTTAGAGATCTATTATGGTGTTCCATAGATAATGATGATTCCAACGACCTGGATCAGCTTACCGTTGCCAGCATGCAGCCCGGGAAAGCAGTAAAAATTCTCGTGGCAATCGCTGATGTGGATGCTTTAGTAAAGAAGTCCTCAGCCATCGATGAGCATGCCCAGCATAATACCACTTCTATTTATACAGCTGCCCAGATATTTCCCATGCTGCCTGAGAAACTCTCCTATGATCTTACCTCGCTTAATGTTGATTCAGATAGGCTGGCAATCGTTGTGGAAATCGTTCTCGGCGGGAATGGCACTATACTTAGCTCAGATATTTACAGAGCCATGGTCCGAAACCATGCAAAGCTGGCTTACAACAGCGTTGCCGCCTGGTTAGACGGTGTGGCATCCATGCCGCCGGCCATTGCTGCCATACCCGGACTAGCAGAGAATATCCGTATCCAGCATCAAGTGGCGCAAAAGTTAAAAGCGCTCCGCCATATGCACGGTGCCCTGGATTTTGAAACCATCGAAGCCCGTCCTGTTTTTGATATTGATGAAATCAAGGATTTAGAAGTTGAAAAACGAAATAGTGCCAAAGAACTGATTGAAGATTTTATGATTGCGGCTAACGGTGTTACGGCCCGATACCTGGAAGCGAAGAAATTCCCGTCACTACGGCGTGTCGTGCGCACACCCAAAAAATGGGAACGCATTGTCGAAATTGCTTTAAACCATAATTTTGATTTACCTAAACAAGCTGATTCAAAGGCGTTAGAGGCATTCCTGGCAATACAACAAAAAGCTGATCCGCTTCGTTTTCCTGATCTTTCCCTCAGTATTATTAAATTGTTAGGCGCCGGTGAATATGTTGTCGAAGTCCCTGGTGAAAAATCTGTCGGGCACTTTGGCTTAGCAGTCAAGGATTATGCCCATTCCACAGCTCCCAATCGAAGGTATCCGGACTTAATTACGCAACGCTTACTTAAAGCAGCCTTAGCGAACAGCCCGGTTCCGTATCAGCTTGATGAACTAAAGTTGCTGGCCAGACATTGTACCGAGGCCGAAAATGTAGCACAGAAAGTGGAACGGCAGGTTGGCAAATCCGCCGCAGCCATACTACTGCAATCCCGAATCGGCGAAAAATTTGATGCCTTTGTAACCGGCTCATCCGAAAAAGGCACCTGGGTTCGTCTGCTTCATCCACCTGTCGAAGGAAAGCTTGCTGACCACTTTATCGGTGAGGCGGTCGGACATAGAGTCAGAGTAAAGCTGGTACACACGGACATTGAGCAAGGGCATATTGATTTTAAAAAAATATAG
- a CDS encoding DHA2 family efflux MFS transporter permease subunit, giving the protein MDLLQLDMNKTIGRLPIMLSFLISGFIGMFSETALNVAFNDLMNIFNITPATAQWLTTGYLLTLGILVPISGLLIKWFTTRQLFITSLSFSIVGFLIAAITPSFTLLLIARIFQAVGTGLLLPLMFNTVLLIFPPENRGTTMGIIGLVIMSAPAVGPTLAGILTEKINWHWIFWFSLPFLIISLLSGIKYMQNVSTITKPKIDLLSIGLSTIGFGGIVFGFSNAGELSGGDDPSVLLFLGVGVIALIVFSLRQLYLKQPVLNLRAFQYPMFALGVLLVMFCTMIILASVLILPIYLQGGLETSMFFAGLVMLPGGLINGIMSQMTGRLFDIIGPRRLVIPGFFITIIVAWILSGITKVSTPGLIMALHTFLMLGTAMIVTPVQTNALNQLPRHLYPDGTAIMTALQQVAGAIGTALAICFLSVGREKYLESIVKSDDLTTSLALIAGVQHAFLFVLAVSVVGLVFSLFVRRVKGIRTVSDD; this is encoded by the coding sequence ATGGATTTACTACAGCTCGATATGAATAAAACAATTGGCAGGTTGCCTATTATGCTTTCGTTTCTTATCAGTGGTTTTATTGGAATGTTTAGTGAAACAGCATTAAATGTTGCGTTCAATGATCTAATGAATATTTTCAATATCACACCGGCAACAGCTCAATGGCTTACGACAGGCTACTTATTAACACTTGGCATTCTTGTTCCGATATCAGGTCTACTTATTAAATGGTTTACGACAAGGCAGCTTTTCATTACCTCGCTTAGTTTTTCCATTGTCGGGTTTCTTATTGCCGCCATTACGCCAAGTTTTACGCTTTTGTTAATCGCACGTATCTTCCAGGCCGTTGGAACCGGGTTATTATTGCCTTTAATGTTCAATACCGTCCTGCTCATATTTCCGCCAGAAAATAGAGGAACAACGATGGGGATTATCGGTTTGGTTATTATGTCTGCTCCCGCAGTTGGTCCTACTTTAGCGGGAATCCTTACCGAGAAAATTAACTGGCATTGGATATTTTGGTTTTCCCTGCCGTTCTTGATTATTTCTCTTTTAAGCGGAATCAAGTATATGCAAAATGTATCAACTATTACCAAGCCTAAAATAGATTTGTTGTCAATAGGATTGTCTACTATTGGCTTTGGAGGAATTGTATTTGGGTTTAGCAATGCAGGTGAACTTTCTGGGGGGGACGATCCGTCCGTACTCTTGTTCTTAGGCGTAGGTGTTATTGCACTAATTGTGTTTAGCCTTCGCCAGTTGTACTTGAAGCAGCCGGTTCTTAATTTGCGAGCATTTCAATATCCTATGTTTGCACTTGGAGTACTTTTAGTAATGTTTTGTACGATGATTATTCTGGCCTCGGTACTGATTTTACCAATTTATCTGCAAGGAGGTCTTGAAACATCCATGTTCTTTGCAGGACTTGTAATGCTTCCAGGTGGGCTAATTAATGGAATTATGTCTCAGATGACCGGTCGACTGTTTGATATAATTGGTCCAAGGAGGCTGGTTATTCCCGGATTTTTCATTACTATAATTGTGGCATGGATACTTTCTGGAATAACGAAAGTATCAACACCGGGATTAATTATGGCACTGCACACTTTTTTGATGTTGGGAACAGCGATGATCGTAACGCCTGTGCAAACGAATGCATTGAATCAACTTCCTCGTCATTTATATCCTGATGGAACAGCTATTATGACTGCCTTGCAGCAGGTGGCAGGTGCTATTGGGACAGCTCTTGCTATATGCTTCTTGTCTGTAGGCCGGGAAAAATATTTGGAATCTATAGTGAAGTCTGATGATTTGACTACTTCATTAGCTTTAATTGCAGGAGTTCAACATGCTTTTCTTTTTGTGTTAGCTGTTTCAGTTGTTGGTTTAGTATTTTCTTTGTTTGTTAGACGTGTTAAGGGAATCAGAACAGTATCTGATGACTGA
- a CDS encoding MarR family winged helix-turn-helix transcriptional regulator — MIEFDLLDIPARKTLQELSRKKPELDVLSLESMLKFLRTAYEMHNTIYGVLEKYGLSKGKFTALIIMYSEGQAGMNPSEIAEKAGVSRAAITGLLSRLERDGLIERQNDLHDGRMTTVRLSSKGVKLMDKVLPIHFLHSAEVMSELSEQNHIQLEILLQKMKEGIFLANEKDW; from the coding sequence ATGATCGAATTTGATCTACTTGATATTCCAGCACGAAAAACCTTACAGGAACTTTCTCGAAAAAAACCGGAATTAGACGTACTTTCATTAGAAAGTATGCTTAAATTTTTACGAACAGCGTATGAAATGCATAATACAATATATGGGGTTTTAGAAAAGTACGGATTATCCAAAGGGAAATTTACCGCCTTGATTATTATGTATTCTGAGGGTCAAGCTGGAATGAATCCGTCCGAAATAGCTGAAAAGGCTGGTGTAAGCCGTGCTGCAATTACCGGATTACTAAGCAGGCTGGAACGGGATGGGCTGATTGAGCGACAAAACGATCTTCATGATGGAAGAATGACAACAGTCAGACTTAGTTCAAAAGGTGTAAAACTTATGGATAAAGTCTTACCTATACACTTTCTTCATTCGGCAGAAGTCATGAGCGAATTATCGGAACAAAACCATATACAGTTAGAAATTTTATTGCAGAAGATGAAAGAAGGTATTTTTCTTGCCAATGAAAAGGATTGGTAA
- a CDS encoding DJ-1/PfpI family protein yields MDNNELPLKVGIFLFDGADATDFIGPYEVFSAVDFASSKKRTTLYQTSHTMYDVFTVSETKKDLRTLAGELLFKAEYTFSDCPAIDILVVPGGTITEELLANTTVINWLQKQSNKAAITLSVCSGAILLAKAGLLNGLSVTTHHLTFDDLSAIDPTITLKKNDRFVDTGRIITAAGVTAGYDAAMHIVYKTAGRSAFFKAGEILEYGDAWKSVQRKLAGLPVHRTITDRCIKCGKCAKLCPFHAVVEGKTQFEIQSERCVGIGPCAKLCPVAAIESSF; encoded by the coding sequence ATGGATAATAATGAATTACCACTCAAAGTAGGCATATTTTTGTTCGATGGTGCTGATGCAACTGATTTTATTGGCCCCTATGAGGTATTTTCCGCGGTAGATTTTGCCTCGTCTAAAAAGCGGACTACACTATATCAAACTTCACATACTATGTATGACGTATTCACTGTCAGTGAAACTAAAAAAGATCTGCGGACTCTGGCGGGAGAACTGCTTTTTAAGGCAGAATACACCTTTAGTGATTGCCCCGCGATCGACATCTTAGTTGTTCCCGGCGGCACGATCACAGAAGAACTGTTAGCCAATACCACTGTCATTAACTGGCTGCAAAAGCAGAGCAATAAAGCAGCTATTACCTTATCCGTATGCAGCGGAGCTATATTACTGGCTAAGGCAGGGCTCCTTAACGGGCTGTCAGTGACAACACATCATCTGACTTTTGATGATTTATCAGCTATTGATCCCACCATCACGCTGAAAAAAAATGACCGGTTTGTTGACACCGGCCGCATTATCACGGCGGCCGGCGTTACAGCCGGCTACGATGCCGCCATGCACATCGTCTATAAAACAGCCGGACGCAGTGCCTTTTTTAAAGCCGGCGAAATACTGGAATACGGCGACGCCTGGAAAAGCGTGCAAAGAAAACTGGCCGGACTGCCTGTCCATCGCACAATTACCGATAGATGTATCAAATGCGGCAAGTGCGCAAAGCTTTGTCCTTTCCATGCGGTTGTCGAAGGCAAAACACAGTTTGAGATTCAGTCAGAACGGTGTGTCGGTATCGGACCGTGTGCCAAGCTGTGCCCGGTAGCGGCTATTGAATCCTCCTTCTAG